A window of Gasterosteus aculeatus chromosome 9, fGasAcu3.hap1.1, whole genome shotgun sequence contains these coding sequences:
- the rnf24 gene encoding RING finger protein 24 isoform X2 codes for MSSDFPHYSFRMPNIGFQNLPLNIYIVVFGTAIFVFILSLLFCCYLIRLRHQAHKELYAYKQVIQKEKVKELNLHEICAVCLEEFKQKDELGICPCKHAFHRKCLIKWLEVRKVCPLCNMPVLQLAQQAGSAEAPVPIQQPLPGIENLV; via the exons ATGAGCTCCGATTTCCCTCACTACAGTTTCAGGATGCCAAATATAGGGTTCCAGAACCTTCCCCTTAACATCTACATTGTGGTGTTTGGGACGGCCATCTTCGTCTTCATCCTCAGCCTCCTCTTCTGCTGCTACTTAATAAG ATTACGGCACCAGGCGCACAAAGAGCTATATGCATACAAACAA GTAATTCAGAAGGAAAAAGTCAAAGAGCTAAATTTGCATGAG ATTTGTGCAGTGTGCTTGGAGGAGTTCAAACAGAAAGATGAGCTGGGGATTTGTCCATGCAAACATGCCTTCCATAGGAA GTGCCTCATTAAGTGGTTGGAGGTGAGGAAAGTGTGCCCGCTGTGCAACATGCCCGTCCTGCAGCTCGCCCAGCAGGCCGGCAGCGCGGAGGCTCCTGTGCCAATACAGCAGCCGCTACCCGGCATCGAGAACCTGGTGtag